One part of the Tenacibaculum sp. 190130A14a genome encodes these proteins:
- a CDS encoding MBG domain-containing protein: MTTTIITAQFDYASETEPNNLPNDTGVKTLTVATTNTTTIIGGSTVVGSDEDYYKIGRSPFSNGYVGMAVQSNLGSMQPEVWLEKRTGSYDGPVISSTLIHQGTDQSNRAMGISYSAANEYYLIRVGGGRSGGYSYRVHFPRCNTPGASTVLSTDPTENDFRITAVGGSTNISLIKVNTVNSFTNPTSGTSYPTSEGTAYNGSGEQTVYLGNSYTPNVTVTGLNANTTYYVKVFNYSDCGGNLKLGTGNVFTVTTCGAAPARATVLNLSANNESSSYISSITGSIGASKRYVVKANTTNNFTAPTNGTSLPTANSVYTGGEQVVYAGDSATPNELITGLNTGTTYFFKVYTAEFCGGNYYFESTGVGSSITPVCAPPNSNAQIYLYAEPTSSHNTMSVVNFTGNNNADGKIIYISTENNFTLPTILTAANLPSVSTDYTGKTGQAAIYTGAATGFRVTTTGLLPGTTYYFAAVNYKICNGVYYFYPTGIYSQNTTCGITSELASNVVTDNINTTSFDLNSFTAPTATTNAPDGYVIKMNTVNSFSPLASGSVLPSGNAAYAGGEQVVHVGTSITPNLNITGLTEGTPYYFTIYAYNDCNGTPIYQQTGYTFTQSTLGLSFTPPTIIYGSGVTTLNATTTSTGSISYSLVNDTTGSSLSGNDFTPGTVGNTTLRITVPANGIYNEITKDFNLTISKGNPVISWNTPTTILEGVPLDATHLNASANVTGTFEYYTYYHASLNIYSGKITEGVTSLTYNSGIPTTIYTRFIPEDKNYNVIAGSTTITVTRSASSNILEITPNDIIKALSSADPALSYSITQGKLAYGDTKIWVPLKREPGETAGTYVISVDQSAQAPASFDPTGVCPTGICIGRDDPFASEKNGNITKKTKSSDVSNRFSTPMISTTANYDIRLKTGVFTITTKEQVNITLNSSDLAISFYDGNPRKAVGVTSVAKVSDGSVVSPAINFSYKGNDYSGNSYGPSNTPPTNAGDYTVKATVDESDTNYFGEVVGSFRINQRGITINPNTPQSKAYDGLPKEFEASATGVLGENIPLRILYRTGAYNSEAAPIAIGNYTVSIYAANSNNYTVNYSGNLIITNKTEVTINLTNLTQDYDGTQRSVTVNSIETSPGVAATPEPNILMTYEGINGTYYRKSTYAPTNGGTYKVHAYVNTNDVNFFGSTIATLSVFEKENVMINFGSGSLTYNGSAQGPAISSFTDSNDQVVTPTYTVSYQGTDTDDIDYGPSNTPPTNAGDYTMSVTVSASDPQYKGSDNYGFTINRANQVITFNSLTSVAPSSPDFNLTASTTSGLTITYTSSNTAVATVSGNVVSVVGMGSTIITARQVGNTNYTAAASVMQTLTVANPDITLSPKIYLQGAAINPNVGEESLMRDDLRAGSILPTTSPYSDALITSASVFTNTGGNAIVDWIWVELRDGTDNSIVVEGKSALLQRDGDIVSVDGSSPVTFTQSSGSYHIVIKHRNHLSVLSANAYSLTNSNTVIDLSSNNTSLQGGANAVVDLGNGVFAIPVGDQDENGQIQNADINAIIQLLGGSGYNKSDMDMNGQIQNTDVNTLVNPNIGKGKQF; this comes from the coding sequence TTGACCACTACAATAATCACCGCACAGTTTGACTATGCAAGCGAAACGGAACCAAATAATCTTCCCAATGATACCGGTGTGAAAACACTTACGGTAGCTACAACCAATACCACCACAATTATTGGAGGAAGTACAGTAGTAGGGAGTGATGAAGACTACTATAAAATAGGAAGATCTCCTTTTTCTAATGGTTATGTAGGAATGGCGGTTCAATCTAATTTAGGATCTATGCAACCCGAAGTATGGTTAGAAAAAAGAACAGGAAGTTATGATGGACCTGTAATTTCTAGCACTTTAATTCATCAAGGAACTGATCAATCGAATCGAGCAATGGGAATTTCATACTCCGCTGCAAATGAGTACTATTTGATTAGAGTAGGAGGCGGTAGATCAGGAGGATATAGTTATAGAGTTCATTTTCCAAGATGCAATACACCTGGAGCGAGTACTGTATTGTCTACAGACCCAACTGAGAATGATTTTAGAATTACAGCGGTTGGTGGAAGCACTAATATATCACTTATAAAAGTCAATACGGTAAATAGCTTTACTAATCCAACATCAGGAACGAGTTATCCTACTTCAGAAGGAACGGCATATAATGGTTCTGGAGAGCAAACTGTTTATTTAGGTAATTCTTATACTCCAAATGTTACCGTAACTGGACTTAATGCAAACACTACCTATTATGTGAAAGTATTTAATTATAGCGATTGTGGTGGTAATTTGAAACTAGGAACAGGAAATGTATTTACTGTAACAACATGTGGAGCAGCACCAGCAAGGGCCACAGTTCTAAACTTATCTGCAAATAACGAAAGTTCAAGTTATATAAGCTCAATAACTGGAAGTATAGGAGCTTCAAAACGATATGTTGTAAAAGCAAATACAACTAATAATTTTACAGCTCCTACAAATGGTACAAGCTTACCAACAGCAAACTCAGTTTACACAGGAGGAGAACAAGTTGTTTATGCAGGAGACTCAGCTACGCCTAATGAATTAATCACTGGATTAAATACAGGAACAACGTATTTTTTTAAAGTGTATACAGCAGAATTTTGTGGTGGTAATTATTATTTTGAATCTACTGGAGTTGGATCTTCGATAACACCAGTATGTGCACCACCAAATAGTAATGCTCAAATTTATTTATATGCAGAGCCAACGAGTTCGCATAACACTATGAGTGTTGTTAATTTTACAGGAAACAACAACGCAGATGGTAAAATTATTTATATAAGTACCGAGAATAACTTTACATTACCAACCATATTAACGGCAGCAAATTTACCAAGTGTGAGCACGGATTATACTGGTAAAACTGGTCAGGCAGCTATTTATACGGGAGCAGCTACTGGTTTTAGAGTCACTACAACCGGACTTTTACCAGGTACTACTTATTATTTTGCTGCAGTAAATTATAAGATTTGTAATGGTGTTTACTATTTTTACCCAACTGGTATTTATAGTCAAAATACAACCTGTGGTATTACTTCCGAGTTAGCCTCGAATGTGGTAACGGATAACATAAATACAACTTCTTTTGACCTAAACTCGTTTACAGCACCAACAGCAACTACAAATGCGCCAGACGGATATGTCATAAAGATGAATACTGTAAATAGTTTTTCACCTTTAGCTAGCGGTTCAGTACTTCCATCAGGTAATGCAGCGTATGCCGGTGGAGAACAAGTTGTACATGTGGGCACATCAATCACACCAAACTTAAATATTACAGGACTTACAGAAGGAACACCGTATTATTTTACAATATATGCATACAATGATTGTAACGGAACTCCTATATATCAACAAACGGGATACACCTTTACGCAGAGTACTTTAGGGTTAAGTTTTACGCCACCAACAATAATATATGGAAGTGGAGTAACTACTTTAAATGCAACAACCACGAGTACAGGATCTATTTCCTATAGTTTAGTAAATGATACTACAGGGTCAAGTTTAAGTGGGAACGATTTTACACCAGGAACGGTTGGAAATACGACATTAAGAATTACAGTACCTGCGAATGGTATTTATAATGAAATTACAAAAGACTTTAATTTAACTATATCAAAAGGAAACCCAGTAATTTCTTGGAATACTCCTACTACTATTCTAGAAGGAGTACCTTTAGATGCTACTCATTTAAATGCCAGTGCAAATGTTACTGGAACATTTGAGTATTATACTTATTATCATGCTTCTTTGAACATTTACTCAGGGAAAATAACAGAAGGAGTAACATCACTGACGTACAATAGTGGAATCCCTACAACTATTTATACCAGATTTATACCAGAAGATAAAAATTACAATGTTATTGCAGGGAGTACTACAATTACGGTTACAAGATCCGCTTCATCCAATATTTTAGAAATAACACCTAATGATATTATAAAAGCATTAAGTAGTGCTGATCCAGCCTTGTCATATTCAATAACACAAGGAAAACTGGCCTATGGAGATACTAAAATTTGGGTACCTTTAAAAAGAGAACCGGGAGAAACAGCAGGAACGTATGTAATATCAGTAGATCAAAGCGCACAAGCACCCGCTAGCTTTGATCCTACAGGTGTATGTCCTACAGGTATTTGTATAGGACGAGATGACCCTTTTGCTTCAGAGAAAAATGGTAACATAACTAAGAAAACTAAATCTTCAGATGTAAGTAATCGATTTTCAACCCCGATGATATCAACTACCGCGAATTATGATATTAGATTAAAAACAGGTGTATTTACAATAACTACTAAGGAACAAGTAAATATTACATTAAATAGTTCAGATTTAGCAATATCTTTTTATGATGGAAACCCAAGAAAGGCAGTTGGCGTAACAAGTGTAGCTAAAGTGTCTGATGGAAGTGTTGTATCACCAGCAATCAACTTTTCATATAAAGGAAATGATTACTCAGGAAATTCGTATGGTCCTTCTAATACACCTCCAACTAATGCAGGAGATTATACCGTTAAAGCTACTGTAGATGAATCCGATACTAATTATTTTGGAGAAGTAGTGGGAAGTTTTAGGATTAATCAAAGAGGGATTACAATCAATCCTAATACACCACAATCAAAAGCTTATGATGGACTTCCTAAAGAATTTGAAGCTTCGGCAACTGGAGTACTAGGAGAAAATATTCCATTAAGAATTTTGTATAGAACAGGAGCATATAATAGTGAGGCAGCCCCAATAGCAATAGGAAATTATACGGTATCTATTTATGCGGCAAATTCGAATAATTATACGGTCAATTATTCTGGAAACTTAATTATAACAAACAAAACAGAAGTTACAATTAACTTAACAAACTTAACACAGGATTATGATGGTACCCAAAGATCAGTTACAGTAAATAGTATTGAAACAAGCCCTGGGGTAGCAGCAACGCCCGAACCTAATATTCTAATGACATATGAAGGAATTAACGGGACCTATTACAGGAAATCTACATATGCTCCTACAAATGGAGGAACTTATAAAGTTCATGCATATGTAAATACGAACGATGTAAATTTCTTTGGAAGTACTATAGCCACGTTAAGTGTTTTTGAAAAAGAAAATGTAATGATAAATTTTGGTTCAGGAAGCTTGACCTATAATGGTTCTGCTCAAGGACCTGCTATTTCAAGTTTTACAGATAGCAATGATCAAGTAGTTACACCTACATATACAGTTTCTTATCAAGGAACTGATACGGATGATATCGATTATGGACCTTCGAATACACCCCCAACAAATGCCGGAGATTATACGATGTCAGTTACTGTGAGTGCATCAGATCCGCAATATAAAGGATCAGATAACTATGGTTTTACGATTAACAGAGCGAATCAAGTAATTACATTTAACAGTTTAACTTCAGTAGCGCCTTCGAGCCCAGACTTTAACCTTACAGCAAGTACTACTTCAGGATTAACAATAACATACACTAGTTCAAATACGGCAGTGGCAACTGTTTCAGGAAATGTAGTAAGTGTAGTAGGGATGGGAAGTACCATTATTACAGCAAGGCAAGTTGGAAACACCAATTATACAGCTGCTGCTTCGGTTATGCAAACACTAACAGTGGCGAATCCTGATATTACGTTGAGTCCCAAGATTTATTTACAAGGAGCGGCAATCAATCCAAATGTTGGAGAAGAAAGTTTAATGAGAGATGACCTTAGAGCAGGAAGTATACTGCCTACAACAAGTCCTTATAGTGATGCTCTTATTACAAGTGCTTCAGTATTTACAAATACCGGTGGAAATGCAATTGTAGATTGGATTTGGGTAGAATTAAGAGATGGTACTGATAATTCTATTGTTGTAGAAGGAAAGTCAGCTTTGTTACAGAGAGATGGAGATATTGTATCTGTTGATGGAAGCTCACCGGTTACGTTTACACAATCTTCTGGAAGTTATCATATCGTAATTAAGCACAGAAATCATTTGAGTGTGCTTTCTGCAAACGCTTATAGTTTAACAAACAGTAATACAGTTATTGATTTATCATCAAACAATACATCACTTCAAGGAGGAGCCAATGCGGTAGTGGATTTAGGAAATGGAGTATTTGCTATTCCTGTAGGAGATCAAGATGAAAATGGACAAATTCAAAATGCAGATATCAATGCTATCATCCAACTTCTAGGTGGATCAGGATATAATAAATCAGATATGGATATGAATGGTCAGATTCAGAATACAGATGTAAATACATTAGTAAATCCAAATATTGGTAAAGGAAAACAATTCTAA